In Blastopirellula sp. J2-11, a single genomic region encodes these proteins:
- the rfbB gene encoding dTDP-glucose 4,6-dehydratase, with product MSKTVLVTGGAGFIGSCLVRQLVRQDNATVINLDKLTYAGNRDSLAELEEDARHILIEGDIGDANLVTRLLTEYQPSALLNLAAESHVDRSIDGPDEFVATNVLGTFTLLEAARRYWCELGAERAAEFRFLQVSTDEVYGSLGKTGLFTETSPYAPNSPYSASKASADHLVRAYFRTYAMPTLTTNCSNNYGPRQFPEKLIPVMILNALEGKPLPIYGDGQNVRDWLFVEDHCRALRRVLQLGRPGEVYHIGGNCERTNLEIVQAVCAAMDQLCPDLAHRPCEKLITFVQDRPGHDRRYAIDASKISSELQWSPQETFETGLEKTIQWYLANEIWLQRIAAQGYRRERLGLRADARSTDAQ from the coding sequence ATGAGTAAGACCGTTCTCGTTACCGGCGGAGCAGGATTTATCGGTAGTTGCCTGGTGCGGCAATTGGTGCGGCAGGATAACGCGACGGTCATTAATCTTGACAAGCTGACCTACGCAGGCAATCGCGACTCTTTGGCTGAGTTGGAAGAGGATGCGCGACACATTCTGATCGAAGGAGATATTGGCGACGCCAACTTGGTGACCCGGTTACTAACCGAATATCAGCCGAGCGCCCTATTGAACCTGGCGGCCGAATCGCATGTCGATCGTTCGATCGATGGACCGGACGAGTTTGTCGCGACCAACGTCCTTGGCACGTTCACCCTATTGGAAGCGGCTCGTCGGTATTGGTGCGAACTTGGCGCCGAGCGGGCCGCTGAATTTCGCTTCTTGCAGGTTTCCACCGACGAGGTGTATGGTTCGCTCGGTAAAACCGGGCTGTTCACAGAAACAAGTCCGTATGCTCCCAACTCTCCTTATTCGGCGTCAAAAGCCTCGGCGGATCATTTGGTTCGCGCGTATTTTCGTACCTATGCAATGCCGACCTTAACAACCAACTGCTCGAACAATTATGGCCCGCGTCAGTTTCCCGAGAAGTTGATTCCGGTGATGATCTTGAATGCGTTGGAGGGAAAGCCGTTGCCGATCTATGGCGACGGACAGAATGTGCGGGATTGGCTGTTTGTTGAAGATCACTGCCGCGCCCTGCGCCGCGTGCTGCAGCTAGGGAGACCCGGCGAGGTCTATCACATCGGCGGGAACTGCGAGCGAACCAATCTAGAAATCGTCCAAGCGGTCTGTGCGGCGATGGACCAGCTTTGCCCTGACCTTGCTCATCGGCCTTGTGAAAAGTTAATCACGTTTGTCCAGGATCGACCCGGGCATGATCGACGATACGCAATTGACGCATCCAAGATAAGCTCTGAACTTCAGTGGAGCCCGCAAGAGACGTTCGAAACTGGATTGGAGAAAACCATTCAGTGGTATTTGGCCAACGAAATTTGGCTCCAGCGAATTGCGGCCCAAGGATATCGACGCGAGCGTCTTGGGTTGCGTGCGGATGCTCGGTCGACTGACGCCCAGTGA
- a CDS encoding glycosyltransferase — protein MNSALKIVRVIPYPYPAVQFGGPVLQSHAVCCELARRGHQVKVVTSDMGIADDVPRECWVEQSGYQVWHMKSTWFSRQPPYLLRGANRPLSEALRDADILQLNVGLTLLNDSARFWAQREQVPYVYNAEGALCSKRMKIKYLRKLAFRHWVEQGIVLQAAACQAVSQYEAETLRSWHVPAEKIHVIPNGIVLPEPAAVAERQTARAHFGYGDDECVFLFLGRLDRLKGVDLLLDAFRRLAGDHPSARLLIAGPDFGWEANLRRDVAAAKLEHQVQFAGTLHDQAKRQAFRAADVFALNSHSEGLPNAVIEGLGYGLPMVLSPDCNLPEVADFDAGLITPLDVSQIEIALRRMATDDVERSEFSRNARRLAAERFEIRTVVDQLELLYRHVIEQAAMCGDLPIKSSATDAGTKVNASCSVSD, from the coding sequence ATGAACTCTGCTCTCAAGATCGTTCGCGTCATTCCGTATCCCTATCCGGCCGTGCAATTCGGCGGTCCGGTTCTTCAGTCGCACGCCGTCTGCTGCGAGTTGGCGCGGCGTGGTCACCAGGTCAAAGTGGTGACTTCGGATATGGGAATTGCGGACGATGTTCCGCGCGAATGTTGGGTCGAGCAGTCGGGATACCAGGTTTGGCACATGAAGTCGACTTGGTTCAGTCGCCAGCCCCCTTATCTGTTGCGCGGCGCCAATCGCCCCCTCTCAGAAGCATTGCGTGACGCCGACATCCTGCAACTGAACGTGGGGCTAACCCTTTTAAACGACTCGGCTCGTTTTTGGGCACAGCGAGAACAGGTCCCCTATGTTTACAACGCCGAGGGCGCCCTTTGCTCGAAGCGAATGAAAATCAAGTACCTACGAAAGTTGGCTTTTCGGCATTGGGTAGAACAGGGGATCGTCCTCCAAGCGGCCGCATGTCAGGCGGTGTCGCAGTACGAAGCCGAGACGCTGCGGTCCTGGCACGTGCCGGCCGAGAAGATTCATGTAATCCCCAATGGAATTGTGTTGCCTGAGCCGGCTGCGGTGGCTGAGCGACAAACGGCTCGCGCCCATTTTGGCTACGGCGACGACGAGTGCGTTTTTTTGTTTTTGGGACGATTGGATCGGCTGAAAGGAGTGGATCTGCTGCTCGACGCATTTCGGCGACTTGCCGGCGATCATCCTTCCGCACGGCTATTGATCGCTGGCCCCGATTTTGGTTGGGAAGCCAATTTGCGTCGCGACGTTGCAGCTGCGAAATTGGAGCATCAAGTTCAATTTGCCGGCACTTTGCACGACCAAGCAAAGCGTCAAGCGTTTCGCGCAGCCGACGTGTTCGCACTCAATTCGCATAGCGAAGGTCTGCCCAATGCCGTTATCGAGGGATTGGGGTACGGTCTGCCGATGGTCCTGTCACCCGATTGCAACCTGCCGGAAGTCGCGGATTTTGACGCAGGATTGATCACTCCCTTGGATGTGTCCCAGATTGAGATCGCACTCCGGAGAATGGCGACCGACGACGTAGAACGAAGTGAGTTTAGCCGCAATGCGCGCCGCTTAGCGGCCGAACGCTTTGAGATTCGCACCGTTGTCGATCAGCTCGAACTGCTCTATCGCCATGTGATTGAACAGGCTGCAATGTGCGGCGACTTGCCGATTAAATCGAGTGCGACTGACGCAGGAACAAAAGTCAATGCATCGTGCAGTGTGAGCGATTGA
- the rpoN gene encoding RNA polymerase factor sigma-54, whose translation MRLSLGLEQKLVQKQVLAPRMIQSMEILQLPVMALQEKIEQEMNENPLLEIQEAEPDSVSDGMDDQVEKSDPDSLADTEKEFVVDENKDNADDFERLLELNNEYPDTFDDRPQRSLNQMEDDANRKHDALANVASRVETLQDHLDTQLGELNIEPELLELAMRIISSLDSNGYLSTSLEDLLPPDSSEELVAHAREALAIVQALEPAGVGARDLRECLLLQLEPSQPYYDELRTLISNHLEDLCENRLPLIQKKTGYSIELIQDAWSELRKLNPKPGSAYKEDFIPNVMPDLTLEISDDGEYGVKTEDGEVPQLRISNYYRKRLMDPTATIEEKEFIKRKINAAQWLIDSINQRKNTLARVAQAIVDHQHDFIEKGPEFIEPLKMQQIADKVGVHVTTVSRAVDDKWIQTPRGIFPLKRFFAGGTTNEAGDEVTWDAIRLKLQEIIDNEDKAKPHSDDELVTLLKNEGLNVARRTVTKYRKKMGIPSSRQRRDWSKKG comes from the coding sequence ATGCGACTTTCGCTTGGTCTCGAACAGAAGCTGGTCCAGAAGCAAGTTCTGGCGCCCAGGATGATCCAGTCGATGGAGATCCTGCAGCTCCCCGTAATGGCGCTGCAAGAAAAGATCGAACAGGAGATGAACGAAAATCCGTTGCTCGAAATCCAAGAAGCCGAGCCAGACAGCGTCTCGGACGGAATGGACGATCAGGTCGAGAAATCAGACCCTGATTCGCTCGCGGATACCGAAAAAGAATTTGTTGTTGATGAGAACAAAGACAACGCCGACGACTTCGAAAGGTTGCTGGAGCTCAACAACGAATATCCCGACACGTTTGACGATCGCCCGCAACGCTCGTTGAATCAGATGGAGGACGATGCGAATCGCAAGCATGACGCATTGGCGAACGTCGCGTCGCGCGTGGAGACGCTGCAAGATCATCTCGATACGCAGCTAGGCGAATTGAACATCGAGCCGGAATTGCTGGAACTGGCGATGCGAATTATCTCGTCGCTGGACTCCAACGGTTACTTGTCGACTTCGCTCGAAGACTTGCTTCCGCCTGACTCGAGCGAAGAACTGGTCGCGCATGCTCGCGAAGCGCTGGCGATTGTACAGGCGCTGGAACCCGCCGGCGTCGGCGCTCGGGATTTGCGTGAATGCCTGCTGTTGCAGCTCGAACCTTCGCAGCCCTACTACGATGAACTGCGGACGCTGATCAGCAATCACCTGGAAGATCTCTGCGAAAATCGTCTGCCGCTGATTCAGAAGAAGACCGGCTATTCGATTGAGTTGATCCAGGACGCATGGTCCGAATTACGCAAGCTCAATCCGAAGCCGGGCTCCGCCTACAAAGAAGATTTCATCCCGAACGTCATGCCTGACTTGACGCTGGAGATTTCGGACGACGGCGAGTACGGCGTGAAGACGGAGGATGGCGAAGTACCTCAACTGCGGATCAGCAACTACTATCGCAAGCGTTTGATGGATCCGACGGCGACCATTGAAGAAAAAGAGTTTATCAAGCGAAAGATCAACGCCGCCCAGTGGCTGATCGACTCGATCAATCAACGGAAGAACACGCTGGCTCGCGTCGCCCAGGCGATTGTCGATCACCAGCATGACTTCATCGAAAAGGGGCCCGAGTTTATCGAGCCGCTCAAGATGCAGCAGATCGCCGACAAGGTAGGCGTCCACGTGACGACGGTCAGTCGCGCGGTCGATGACAAATGGATTCAAACTCCCCGCGGTATCTTTCCGCTCAAACGGTTCTTCGCCGGCGGCACCACCAACGAAGCCGGGGACGAAGTGACCTGGGATGCGATCCGTCTGAAGCTGCAAGAGATCATTGACAACGAAGACAAAGCGAAGCCGCACAGTGACGACGAGCTTGTAACGCTGCTCAAGAACGAAGGGCTCAACGTGGCTCGCCGCACCGTTACCAAGTATCGCAAAAAGATGGGGATCCCCAGTTCGCGGCAGCGCCGCGATTGGTCGAAGAAGGGGTAG
- the recR gene encoding recombination mediator RecR — translation MVQTTDSVTRLVDEFAKLPGIGRKSAERLAYHILRVHESEALALADSIRTVKQNVRYCSQCFNLAESELCTVCQDSRRDQTLLCIVEQPRDLMALEQSGMFPGLYHVLLGRIAPLEGIGPDQLTIDALVDRVRAGQFREIIMATNPTTEGDGTALHISNLLAELPVTLTRLARGITSGSVLEFTNKEILADALSGRQKL, via the coding sequence ATGGTTCAAACGACAGATTCAGTAACGCGGTTGGTGGATGAATTCGCCAAGCTTCCCGGCATCGGCCGCAAAAGCGCCGAACGGCTCGCGTACCATATTCTCCGCGTACACGAGTCAGAAGCGCTGGCGCTGGCCGATTCGATTCGCACAGTGAAGCAGAACGTCCGCTATTGCTCGCAATGTTTCAACCTGGCGGAGTCGGAGCTTTGTACGGTCTGCCAAGATTCGCGTCGCGATCAAACGCTGCTTTGTATTGTCGAACAGCCGCGTGATTTGATGGCGCTGGAGCAGTCCGGCATGTTCCCTGGCTTGTATCACGTACTGCTGGGGCGTATCGCACCGCTCGAAGGTATCGGCCCCGATCAATTGACCATTGATGCGTTAGTTGATCGCGTACGAGCCGGCCAATTTCGCGAGATCATTATGGCGACCAATCCCACCACCGAAGGTGACGGGACGGCGTTGCATATCTCGAACTTGTTGGCCGAGTTGCCCGTAACATTAACGCGGCTGGCGCGTGGGATCACGTCTGGCAGCGTCTTGGAGTTTACGAATAAAGAGATTTTGGCGGACGCACTTTCGGGCCGCCAAAAGCTATAA
- a CDS encoding YbaB/EbfC family nucleoid-associated protein, with amino-acid sequence MFNLGNLGNIANMMRQAQEMGGKMQGLQEELRTKRVTGSAGGGMVEVEMTGTGEMLSLRIDPDLVARGEREIIEDLVPAAVNQASAKAKQLHAEMMQSLTSGINVPGLDDALAQMTGGGK; translated from the coding sequence GTGTTCAATCTCGGCAATCTCGGCAACATCGCCAATATGATGCGTCAGGCCCAAGAGATGGGGGGCAAGATGCAAGGTTTGCAGGAAGAGCTGCGAACGAAACGTGTCACTGGATCCGCTGGCGGCGGCATGGTCGAGGTCGAAATGACCGGAACCGGCGAAATGCTTTCGCTACGCATTGATCCCGATCTTGTCGCCCGCGGCGAACGTGAGATCATTGAAGATTTGGTTCCCGCCGCGGTGAATCAAGCCAGCGCCAAGGCGAAGCAGTTGCACGCCGAAATGATGCAGTCCCTGACCAGCGGTATAAATGTGCCGGGGTTGGACGACGCGCTGGCTCAGATGACCGGGGGCGGCAAGTAG
- the dnaX gene encoding DNA polymerase III subunit gamma/tau, producing MTEEGIEHVEPSSANDQYVVVARRYRPQSFEELVGQSQVAQALKNAIERGRVGHAYLFTGARGVGKTSSARILAKALNCQRGPSATPCNECDICRSVTVGEDVDVLEIDGASNRGIEEIRQLRSNVNIRPSRARFKIYIIDEVHMFTKEAFNALLKTLEEPPEHVKFIFCTTDPEKIPITVLSRCQRFDFGGIRMDEIVTRLAYIVENEGVTAEPEALRLLARKANGSMRDSQSLLEQLLAFGGREITVADVNQMLGAAGSEQIAVIITALAARDAAAVLGYFDQALTRGIDPGQLIEQLLGFFRDMMTLAVGAGPTLLQTVLPTDAEKIEAVAKSYGLANVMASVQILDDALVRMQRSAHARILGEMALVRVCQLEDLQNVADLVETIRSGKPLPARPAIQIAAPPQSVTPQLPPQAAPQAMPATPVRVAADRAESPVNGSIPTSPGPVKSPSPSEVSTRVEEPAEEIGSSDPPRTGGIKLTDSTAKNIWEGILTDMSDLVGEYARPYKTIATSGPNRLVVSFSAAYNSQVEFLRRPAAKTRLEGMLTEAVGNPVTLEFKVLNDIPAAATQEPPKRSAPSSGQMIRKVQQNQLVQQAIEMFGAEVTSVRAPESGGS from the coding sequence ATGACGGAAGAAGGAATCGAACACGTCGAGCCATCCAGCGCGAACGATCAATACGTGGTCGTCGCTCGCCGTTATCGCCCCCAATCTTTTGAAGAGCTCGTTGGTCAAAGCCAGGTCGCTCAAGCGCTGAAAAACGCGATCGAGCGAGGACGAGTCGGCCATGCGTATCTATTTACCGGCGCCCGCGGCGTTGGCAAAACTTCGTCGGCCCGCATTCTGGCCAAGGCGCTCAATTGTCAGCGTGGACCGTCGGCGACTCCCTGCAACGAGTGCGACATTTGCCGCAGCGTAACGGTGGGGGAAGATGTCGACGTGCTGGAGATCGACGGCGCCAGCAATCGCGGCATCGAAGAGATTCGCCAATTACGGTCGAACGTCAATATTCGCCCGAGCCGCGCCCGGTTCAAGATCTATATCATCGACGAAGTTCACATGTTCACCAAAGAGGCCTTCAACGCGCTGTTGAAGACCTTGGAAGAACCGCCCGAGCATGTGAAATTCATCTTTTGCACGACCGATCCCGAAAAAATCCCGATCACCGTCCTGTCGCGCTGTCAGCGGTTTGACTTCGGCGGGATTCGGATGGACGAGATCGTCACGCGGTTGGCCTATATCGTCGAGAACGAAGGGGTCACGGCCGAGCCCGAAGCGCTGCGACTGTTGGCTCGCAAAGCGAACGGTTCGATGCGCGATAGCCAGTCACTGCTCGAACAACTGTTGGCCTTTGGTGGTCGCGAGATCACCGTCGCCGACGTCAATCAAATGTTGGGCGCCGCCGGCAGCGAGCAGATCGCCGTGATCATCACCGCGCTGGCCGCACGCGATGCGGCGGCGGTGCTGGGATATTTTGATCAGGCGCTGACCCGCGGGATTGATCCAGGTCAGTTGATTGAGCAACTGCTCGGCTTCTTTCGCGACATGATGACGCTCGCAGTGGGCGCCGGTCCAACGCTCTTGCAAACTGTCCTGCCCACCGACGCCGAGAAAATTGAAGCCGTCGCCAAGAGCTACGGACTGGCCAACGTGATGGCGTCCGTACAGATCTTGGATGATGCGCTTGTCCGCATGCAGCGCTCGGCGCATGCGCGGATTTTGGGGGAGATGGCGCTGGTGCGGGTTTGCCAGTTGGAGGACTTACAAAACGTCGCCGACCTGGTGGAGACCATCCGCTCGGGAAAGCCGTTGCCGGCTCGGCCGGCAATCCAAATCGCGGCGCCGCCGCAGTCCGTAACGCCGCAACTTCCGCCGCAGGCCGCACCACAAGCGATGCCCGCGACGCCGGTCCGCGTCGCGGCAGATCGGGCTGAATCGCCGGTCAACGGCTCGATACCGACATCGCCTGGCCCTGTTAAATCGCCTAGCCCTTCTGAGGTATCAACTCGTGTCGAAGAGCCGGCCGAGGAAATCGGATCGAGCGATCCGCCGCGGACCGGTGGGATCAAGTTGACTGATTCGACGGCGAAGAATATCTGGGAAGGAATTCTGACAGATATGTCGGATCTAGTAGGGGAGTATGCTCGCCCTTACAAAACGATAGCAACTTCTGGACCAAACCGACTGGTCGTTTCATTTTCCGCAGCGTATAATTCGCAGGTCGAGTTCTTGCGACGGCCAGCGGCGAAAACCCGCTTGGAAGGAATGCTGACCGAAGCGGTCGGCAATCCGGTGACGCTGGAGTTTAAAGTCTTAAATGACATTCCAGCGGCTGCGACGCAAGAACCGCCGAAACGAAGTGCGCCCTCCTCGGGCCAAATGATTCGAAAGGTACAGCAGAACCAGTTGGTTCAGCAGGCGATTGAGATGTTCGGCGCGGAAGTCACCAGCGTCCGGGCGCCCGAGTCGGGAGGATCTTAG
- a CDS encoding DUF1559 domain-containing protein, with translation MLKNSNFFRRGFTLVELLVVIAIIGVLIALLLPAVQAAREAARRSQCSNNLKQHGLAMHNYHDTFGNFPSGYIWNASPNFSSSDWCRPSTTSYGKAPWSVLVLPFLEQGNLHDDLVLGADYSVADAQPSDAILASGRDSLPQLGVMQCPSDPTLSQYPHKKCYAAVQGGGTDAMKSCGGNGDRLRRFYTNGLFHANSHYAFRDATDGSSNVMMIGESAYAEAWNLWWLSSAKHEGGAMAFAVTGFVNQPNTPWNAQGSGEAPPSTFQSWHPGGVQAVFADGSVHFIAEVIDLNIGHALAIRNDGLPVGDF, from the coding sequence ATGTTGAAGAATTCGAATTTTTTCCGCCGCGGATTTACGCTGGTGGAACTATTGGTGGTGATCGCTATTATCGGCGTGCTGATTGCGCTTTTACTGCCGGCTGTTCAAGCGGCGCGTGAAGCGGCGCGACGAAGTCAATGCAGCAACAACCTGAAACAGCATGGGTTGGCGATGCATAACTATCATGACACCTTCGGCAACTTTCCCTCGGGCTACATTTGGAACGCGAGTCCTAATTTTTCTTCTTCCGATTGGTGCCGACCATCGACGACGTCCTATGGCAAAGCGCCTTGGTCGGTTCTCGTTTTGCCTTTTTTAGAGCAAGGGAACTTGCATGATGATCTTGTTCTGGGCGCCGATTATTCCGTAGCAGACGCACAGCCGAGTGACGCTATTCTCGCGAGCGGTCGTGATTCTTTGCCTCAGCTTGGCGTCATGCAGTGCCCTTCAGATCCGACGTTGTCGCAGTATCCGCACAAAAAATGTTATGCGGCCGTGCAAGGCGGAGGAACCGATGCAATGAAGTCGTGCGGAGGCAACGGAGATCGATTGCGTCGGTTCTATACCAACGGGCTATTTCACGCCAATTCTCACTACGCCTTCCGCGACGCTACCGACGGAAGTTCGAACGTCATGATGATCGGCGAGTCGGCTTATGCCGAAGCATGGAATCTCTGGTGGCTTTCTAGCGCGAAGCATGAAGGGGGCGCGATGGCGTTCGCCGTTACCGGATTCGTCAATCAGCCAAACACTCCTTGGAATGCTCAAGGCAGCGGCGAAGCTCCGCCTAGCACGTTTCAATCTTGGCATCCCGGCGGCGTTCAAGCGGTGTTCGCCGACGGTTCCGTTCATTTTATAGCCGAGGTCATTGACCTGAATATCGGCCATGCTTTGGCGATTCGCAACGATGGACTTCCTGTTGGAGATTTTTAA
- a CDS encoding DUF1501 domain-containing protein → MSINEQSRREFLKWSSVGVSSFALSSLINSTAAAMPQAPVSHHPAKAKSVILLYMSGGVSHLDSFDPKPLLHKLHGKPMPGQIERTQFDAVGNILGSPWKAKRYGDSGLEMTNLFPQIAEKADDLAVVRSLTADFSEHAQGNFFFHTGFPFLGHPSAGAWIAYGLGAANLRLPPYVVLRGEKVGVPHGGVSLFGNGFLPAFAGGSVFNLAGDSAVPNITPSIARQEQQKSLALIKDLDLQFAQRVAAKKAVLDCVRNAEIAFEMQQAVPELTDISQETKETLDLYGVSSSNPHTSQYGRQCLMARRLVERDVRFVEVLCSNVGIGAGGLGNPWDQHGEIQRGHGEMAQQVDAPIAALIADLKRRGLLDTTLIVFAGEFGRTPFAQGDGRDHNPFGFSAWLCGGGMKGGSIYGGTDEFGYHAVENKATIYDLWATVLHQLGMDHERLTFRYSGRDMRLTDVHGDVWKELIA, encoded by the coding sequence ATGTCTATTAATGAACAAAGCCGCCGAGAGTTTCTGAAGTGGTCCTCTGTCGGCGTCAGCTCTTTCGCCCTTTCCAGCCTGATCAATTCGACAGCAGCGGCCATGCCGCAAGCGCCGGTATCGCATCACCCTGCGAAAGCGAAATCGGTGATCTTGCTTTATATGTCAGGCGGCGTCTCTCATCTTGATTCGTTCGATCCCAAACCGCTTTTGCACAAATTGCATGGCAAGCCGATGCCGGGGCAGATCGAGCGGACGCAGTTTGATGCGGTCGGCAATATCCTGGGTTCTCCCTGGAAAGCGAAAAGGTATGGCGATTCAGGACTGGAGATGACCAATTTATTTCCCCAGATCGCGGAGAAAGCGGATGACTTGGCGGTTGTTCGATCGTTGACGGCCGACTTTTCTGAGCATGCCCAAGGCAACTTCTTCTTTCATACGGGTTTTCCCTTTTTAGGTCATCCAAGTGCTGGCGCTTGGATTGCGTATGGGTTGGGTGCGGCGAATCTGCGACTTCCGCCTTATGTCGTTTTGCGGGGCGAAAAAGTTGGCGTACCGCATGGCGGCGTCAGTTTGTTTGGCAATGGTTTTTTGCCGGCCTTCGCAGGCGGCTCCGTTTTCAATCTGGCAGGCGACAGCGCCGTGCCAAATATTACTCCGAGCATCGCCCGGCAAGAGCAGCAAAAGTCGTTGGCGCTGATCAAAGATCTGGATCTTCAGTTTGCGCAAAGGGTGGCTGCTAAAAAGGCCGTGCTGGATTGCGTTCGGAATGCGGAAATCGCCTTCGAGATGCAACAGGCGGTGCCTGAGCTAACCGATATCTCCCAAGAGACGAAAGAGACTCTCGATCTGTATGGGGTTTCCAGTTCCAATCCGCATACATCGCAGTATGGGCGGCAATGTCTGATGGCGCGTCGTCTCGTCGAGCGTGATGTGCGCTTCGTTGAAGTGTTATGCAGTAACGTGGGGATCGGAGCCGGCGGCCTCGGAAATCCCTGGGATCAACATGGAGAGATCCAACGCGGTCATGGCGAGATGGCCCAGCAAGTAGATGCGCCGATCGCCGCGCTCATCGCCGACTTAAAACGGCGCGGCCTGTTGGATACCACCTTGATCGTCTTTGCCGGCGAATTCGGACGCACTCCTTTCGCCCAAGGGGATGGACGCGATCATAATCCGTTCGGGTTTAGCGCCTGGTTGTGCGGCGGCGGGATGAAGGGAGGCAGTATCTACGGTGGGACCGACGAGTTTGGCTATCACGCCGTCGAAAATAAAGCGACCATTTACGACTTGTGGGCGACCGTCTTGCACCAACTTGGCATGGATCATGAACGGCTTACGTTTCGTTATAGCGGCCGAGACATGCGACTTACCGACGTCCATGGCGACGTATGGAAAGAACTGATCGCCTAA